The following are encoded together in the Lathyrus oleraceus cultivar Zhongwan6 chromosome 3, CAAS_Psat_ZW6_1.0, whole genome shotgun sequence genome:
- the LOC127126366 gene encoding cytokinin dehydrogenase 1 has protein sequence MALKLFGFSKHVILSFIKITILLILNFMINKADSGCNNSVITSIIPIQHCEILTSLQSQSFDGHLSLKNNEEAAKDFGNIHHFPPLAVLHPKTVSDISRTIKHVFEKGSDSEMKVAARGHGHSLQGQAQAHQGLVIKMESLKGPEMKIQTGEFPYVDVSGGELWINILHETLQYGLAPKSWTDYLHLTVGGTLSNAGISGQAFKHGPQINNIFQLEVVTGKGEVVTCSENQNANLFHGVLGGLGQFGVITRARISLEPAPKMVKWIRVLYSDFSKFTRDQENLISLKDTFDYIEGFVIINRTGLLNSWRLSFDPKDPLQASQFSSDGKTFYCLEMAKYFKPDEAEVMNQGVDDLLSKLSYIQPTLFLSEVSYVEFLDRVHVSEMKLRAKGLWDVHHPWLNLLIPRSEIHDFAKQVFGNILKDTSNGPILIYPVNQTRWNRKTSLVTPEEDVFYLVAFLTSAIPFSSGENSLEYILSQNRRILDFCTHAKLNVKQYLAHYTTQEEWQTHFGSKWGAFVERKRAYDPLALLAPGHRIFQKEGSTSI, from the exons ATGGCATTAAAACTTTTTGGTTTCTCAAAACATGTCATACTTTCATTCATCAAAATCACTATACTTCTAATCCTTAATTTTATGATTAACAAAGCAGACTCAGGCTGCAACAATTCTGTTATAACTTCAATAATTCCAATTCAACACTGTGAAATCCTAACATCATTACAATCACAATCCTTTGATGGACACTTGAGCTTAAAAAACAATGAAGAAGCTGCTAAGGACTTTGGTAACATACATCATTTTCCTCCTCTAGCAGTGTTGCATCCAAAAACTGTTTCGGATATTTCACGTACTATAAAACATGTTTTCGAAAAAGGGTCTGATTCAGAGATGAAGGTAGCTGCTAGAGGCCATGGACATTCCCTTCAAGGTCAGGCACAGGCACATCAAGGACTAGTCATCAAAATGGAGTCGCTGAAGGGTCCTGAAATGAAAATTCAGACAGGTGAATTTCCTTATGTGGATGTCTCGGGTGGGGAGTTGTGGATAAACATTCTGCATGAGACTCTTCAATATGGATTGGCGCCGAAATCTTGGACAGATTATCTTCATCTAACGGTTGGAGGCACTCTCTCGAACGCTGGAATAAGTGGACAAGCTTTTAAGCATGGACCTCAGATCAATAACATCTTCCAGTTGGAAGTTGTCACAG GAAAAGGAGAAGTTGTTACCTGCTCAGAAAATCAAAATGCTAACCTTTTTCATGGTGTTCTTGGAGGGCTTGGTCAATTCGGCGTCATCACCAGAGCTAGAATTTCTCTTGAACCAGCGCCAAAGATG GTGAAATGGATTAGGGTGCTCTATTCAGATTTCTCTAAATTTACAAGAGATCAAGAAAATTTGATATCACTTAAGGACACATTTGATTATATTGAAGGATTTGTAATCATAAATAGAACTGGTCTCCTTAATAGTTGGAGATTATCTTTTGACCCGAAAGATCCACTTCAAGCCAGCCAATTCAGTTCAGATGGAAAGACTTTTTACTGTCTTGAGATGGCAAAATACTTCAAACCCGATGAAGCCGAGGTCATGAATCAG GGTGTTGATGACCTACTGTCAAAATTGAGTTACATTCAACCAACACTGTTCCTGTCAGAAGTTTCTTACGTGGAATTTTTGGACAGAGTGCATGTTTCTGAGATGAAGCTAAGAGCAAAAGGCTTATGGGATGTTCACCATCCTTGGCTGAACCTTCTGATCCCAAGGAGTGAAATTCATGACTTTGCTAAACAAGTATTTGGCAATATTCTCAAGGACACAAGTAATGGTCCCATACTCATTTACCCTGTCAACCAAACCAG GTGGAACCGTAAAACATCTTTGGTCACTCCAGAGGAAGATGTTTTCTACCTAGTGGCATTCCTAACATCAGCAATCCCATTTTCTAGTGGTGAAAACAGCTTAGAATACATTCTAAGCCAAAACAGAAGGATCTTAGATTTCTGCACCCATGCCAAACTAAATGTGAAGCAATATCTTGCTCATTACACCACACAGGAAGAATGGCAAACTCATTTTGGGTCAAAATGGGGGGCCTTTGTGGAAAGAAAAAGAGCCTATGACCCACTAGCACTACTTGCCCCTGGCCACAGAATCTTTCAAAAGGAAGGGTCTACCTCCATTTAG
- the LOC127126367 gene encoding uncharacterized protein LOC127126367 — MMQGKNGSTPPVQDLSSTPPVQDLSTDTSLSKIDDGKDVLEHFTRASGDIEETKAGDLKGGENCPKGKSLEEIDVSGDVNMEASITPDDVIRAGGFGARDDISSFLPVASDSTDFEASIRDARDYEEPQGEVSRPGLGWTGATKGE; from the exons ATGATGCAAG GTAAAAATGGGAGCACTCCACCAGTGCAGGACTTATCCAGCACTCCACCAGTGCAGGACTTATCCACTGACACCAGTCTTTCTAAGATTGATGATGGCAAAGATGTTTTAGAACATTTTACAAGAGCCTCGGGCGATATTGAAGAGACAAAGGCGGGTGATTTGAAAGGCGGAGAAAATTGTCCAAAGGGTAAGTCTCTTGAGGAAATTGATGTATCTGGGGATGTTAACATGGAGGCATCCATAACACCTGATGATGTGATCCGGGCTGGTGGATTTGGTGCTAGAGATGATATCAGTAGTTTTCTTCCTGTTGCAAGTGATTCAACTGACTTTGAAGCTTCAATCCGCGATGCACGAGACTACGAGGAACCGCAGGGAGAAGTAAGCAGGCCCGGACTTGGTTGGACTGGTGCGACTAAGGGTGAATAG